The Candidatus Sulfotelmatobacter sp. region GGGATCGACCACGTCGTGCTGAACACGCCGCGCGGCCCGGTCCGATTGAAAAACGACTTCGTGCTGGCGCTGATTGGCTACCATCCTGACTACGATTTTTTGCGCAGCATGGGCATCGAACTGTCAGAGCAGCAATGCCGTCCGGTGTGCGATCCAGTCTCGCTCGAAAGCAACGTTCCGGGAATTTATGTTGCAGGCGTGATCGTAGCTGGATCGCGGACCAACGAGATATTTATTGAAAACGGACGCTTCCACGGCCGGCAAATCGCGGAAGACCTCAAGAAGAATCTGAAGCCCACATCCCAGCGCGGTTACGATCCCACTCCCCAAGAATAAGGCCCAGGTAATAAATAATCTCCTTCCGGCAGACCCATGACTCACGCCGTTACACTGGTAGCCCGCATGGATCCGCACTGTTCCCTCCATTTCGCTCGCCTCTTACATCGGCCTCTCCGAGGCAACCGCAATTTCCGTCGCCTCTGGATGGCGGCGAAGTTGGGGCGGCTCTGATTTCTTCAATCACGATTTGCCCCTTCTGAGCTTGCTTTCAGCAGGATTCGTTCTTAATCTACTCCCCACATCCGATCGATCTTCGCCGCCATAATGAAGTCGCTCTCTGTGAGTCCGTCGACCTTGTGGGTCCAGAGCGTAATCTCCGCCTTGCCCCACGCCAGAAAAATGTCAGGATGATGTCCTTGCTCCTCGGCCAGGGCTCCCACGCGATTGACGAATTCGAGTGCCTGCTGAAAGTCGGGGAACTTGAACTCGCGTCGAAGGTGATGCTCGTCCACCACTGCCCACTTCGGGACGCTCCGATGAATCTCGCCCAGTCCCGGTCCTCTGAGCGGCGGAACGCCTCCGCGGCAAGGCACGCATTTTCTGTCGGCAAGTGCAGTTTCCATGAGTACCCTCGCAGGGAGATAGGGATATATCCTAGCAGGAGAACTGTGCTGACTTGGGCAGGTGCCGAAGGGATCGCCACATCATTCGCGCATCGAATCGCCTGCGTTCTGTGTACAATGTTCGTTCTGCTCCCCTCCCGGTTCTGAATGTTACTCCAGCAACCATGAAGCCATTGGATATCGCCGTGGACGCCGGGGCGTGCTGCTTCGCTCGTCGAGCCGCCGGCTGTCGTAGGAACACGCGAAGAGAGTAAAGAAGGAAAGACAGAAAGGATCATATCGTGGTCGTTCTGGTGATTGGCGGTGCGGGATACATTGGCAGCCATGCGGCGCGGGCCCTGAGGCGGGCTGGGCACGAAGTTATTATTTTCGATAATCTCAGCACCGGCTACGAATGCCTGGCGGCCGGCTTTGAATTGGTCAAGGGCGACATGCTCGACTCTGCGGCTCTGGCTCAAGTGTTGCGGCGGGCCGAAGCCATCATGCATTTCGCCGCGCACGCTTATGTCGGCGAGTCGGTGAGCAATCCAAGAAAATATTTTCACAACAATGTCGAGGGCGGACTCTCGCTGCTGAACGCCGCGCTGGATGCGGGCGTAAAGAAGATCATTTTCTCCTCGACCTGCGCCGTGTATGGCGAACCGGCAAAAATTCCCATCGAAGAAAATACGCCGCGCGAGCCGGTGAATCCCTACGGAGTAACGAAGCTATTCTTTGAGCAGGCCTTGGAGGCATATGATCGGGCGTATGGGTTCCGTTACGCCAGCCTGCGTTATTTCAATGCGGCAGGCGCCGACGACAGCGGAGAGATCGGCGAACTGCATGAGCCGGAAACGCATTTGATTCCGCTGGCGCTGCGCGCAGCCGCGGGTCTTGGCCCCGAGTTGCAAGTGTTTGGCACTGATTATCCCACCCCCGACGGAACTTGCGTGCGCGACTACATCCACGTGAACGATTTGGCGAGCGCCCATTTGAAGGCGTTGGATCACCTGACGGCAGGGAAGGAAAGCTGTGCCGTGAACGTTGGAACCGGCACGGGCGCTTCGGTGCAGGAAGTAATCTCGATGGTCGAGGAGGTTACCGGAAAGCGCGTGCCGCACAGGAGGGTAGCGCGGCGGCCGGGAGATCCGCCGACGCTGGTGGCGAATCCAGCGAAGGCGCAGGCCCTGCTGGACTGGAAGGCAACTCGCGGTCTGCGCGACGTAGTCAAGACCGCATGGAACTGGATGGAGCGGCGACGTGAGGCTACCGTGCGTTA contains the following coding sequences:
- a CDS encoding 4a-hydroxytetrahydrobiopterin dehydratase, whose product is METALADRKCVPCRGGVPPLRGPGLGEIHRSVPKWAVVDEHHLRREFKFPDFQQALEFVNRVGALAEEQGHHPDIFLAWGKAEITLWTHKVDGLTESDFIMAAKIDRMWGVD
- the galE gene encoding UDP-glucose 4-epimerase GalE: MVVLVIGGAGYIGSHAARALRRAGHEVIIFDNLSTGYECLAAGFELVKGDMLDSAALAQVLRRAEAIMHFAAHAYVGESVSNPRKYFHNNVEGGLSLLNAALDAGVKKIIFSSTCAVYGEPAKIPIEENTPREPVNPYGVTKLFFEQALEAYDRAYGFRYASLRYFNAAGADDSGEIGELHEPETHLIPLALRAAAGLGPELQVFGTDYPTPDGTCVRDYIHVNDLASAHLKALDHLTAGKESCAVNVGTGTGASVQEVISMVEEVTGKRVPHRRVARRPGDPPTLVANPAKAQALLDWKATRGLRDVVKTAWNWMERRREATVR